In Haliotis asinina isolate JCU_RB_2024 chromosome 15, JCU_Hal_asi_v2, whole genome shotgun sequence, the sequence cggctgccctgcatgaggagtggaacaggatcccccagaatcagatccggagactcatccaaggaatgaggaggcgtctggaatcggtggtgcgtgcgcagggaggacacactagatattgatgaaagtcggtgtgcagactctcagatgactgttctttctttccatgtgacatttgtgttaatacacctgacaacaacgtctgtggatgaatagtaaattgtgtccattttttcatgaatttaagacagttttaagaatttggatttcgttgcaataaagcaaagtcttgatactttttccctttaagttgtttgtcagagatcgtctgttgaataaaaaagtgtcaaactatatcaacccggcatattttgattgtcagaacacttcaaagttgctccaatagaaaaaattggggtgttgcttgattaatttccaggtgtatataagaAATCTGTATCCTAGCAACTATGTTATTGTACCCATGATATCGAACCTTCAAAAAGGTAGATGAAGTtaataacaaaatcaacaaatgAAAAGACTTTGAAACAAGTAAGCAAACAACAACGTATTTAttataaaaataaatttaatacaattttatgcATGTTGGAAAACAAGTTTTTATCCACATTATTTCTATGAAACAtgatatatgaattgtacacaCAATCTAACAAAGCAATGCTTGATGTGCTAACGACAGCAACGATATGCCACACATTACTATAAAAGCCTTGAGGAATTATATACACCTGACACAGATCTACAAAATAATGAGGTATTAGAAACACTTTATACATCTTACATTATAAAATTAGTCTGACATCTAGAATTTGATTATATCCGCAATAACATAAAAATGTATCATCTGTGTTAACACTAATACTGATATGAAAAGTCATCAACGCCACACAATGGCGTATGATAAACTTGGATAAACGGCGTCACTGAATGTGCTTGGTTATCTACTCATTCAGGTGTCCTCAAATGCAAGTACTACACtgaaattatatattatgtttgaagTCTCCGGGTTTTGTTCAAAGTGAGAGCAGGTCCGACATCTTCTCATCTCCGCCATTTGGTTAAATCGATTGTAGGAAGGTCGTTGCAGGGGACCATGGGATTGCTAAAACAGACAGAATTGTATCACTCTGTTATAACATTCATTCCCCTCGGCATACATGATGTGATCTTGTTAGATCTTGTTATGTGCATACTACATAACTGAAAGAACCTATATTCAATAGAATGGATCCCGAATACAGTTCTTAGTATCTTCTAATGACAATTCCATTGGTGACACATCAACTGGGTACATGTCGTTCTAGTTAATGCACGAAATAAGGACAATATACCCCCATCCTAcggtacctgtgaagatcagacTTGACTGACCATGACCTtggtatcccatttgcgtaggtAGATGTTCAacctgtcgatcactggattgcttgctACAGACAGGTTATTGTCTGTTTGGAACATaactgtcatattgctgagtgtgacgttaaaccaGTCATTCACACATGCTTGGGTGCATTCCTAGGTGCATTCTTGGGTGTATTCTTGAGTGCATTCTTGGGTGCAAAGATAATTAATGATAAAGAGAACATTGCTTACCTTTCTTCTGAGAACTCTGTAAAGGGATTCCTTTGGATGGACGTCAGTCCAGAGTTCCGACAAAGGATTTTGGCAAAGCTAATTCGTCGGATTTCAGACAGTTGACCTGAAACAGAAGATGCAGTCGATAAACTTCTGTAAATTTACAGAGGAACagacagcatcactttctacacGTTCGGTAAACCACACCTACTGTCTAGATTTAcgaaatcacacaaacaatacTCAGTACAAGAGTATGGCACATTCATCATAATGTCtgtcatatatacacatgatcTGACTTGCATTTACGAAAATGTACGAATAACTACAAAGACAGATAGGATTGTACCTGGTGTAAAGCCTTTTCTGGGATGTGACGTTTCGAACCAGAATGAGTCGCCATATTTGAGATCATGAAACTGTTGACCAATGAGACAAGCCAGAAGAGGGCCCACTGCCCCGCCAGATACGTGTTCTTCGGCTACTGCACCGGTAAAGACATCGATGTCATCCGGGGATCTGAAGCAAAAACAGACTCTGGTTGGCCAAGAGAGAGGACAGGAAATGGTTTAAGTAACTGTGTTTCATATATGTATTACAGGAAATGAGAATGCATAAAATAGTCAGCGGATACATACATACCTGTATACACTTTTTAAAGCAGTTCCTGCTTTACCAAATACTCTGTCATCAAATGACACCACTTCCGATAGTCGACATGCTTTGCGGAAGCTGTTGTAGGATGGCAGGCCATGGTCACGACCTCTTTGAATGTTCAAGGACACGATGTCGAAGCCCATATCGTCTGCCGTCTCAAACAAATGCTCAGTTAATCCACTGTTGATGAAACGGTTAACCTCTTGACGCCTATCCTTCAGGAGAGCCTTGAGCACGGTGTCCAAATCTCGGATGACCTCAGATGGTCTATTGAAGAGCTGTTCTATGGGTACTCGTCGATCTCCCAGGGCCAGGAAACGTGGAATGGTGGAGTGTCCGTATCTGAAGGCGGCCGTGGCAAAGACGTTGTAGATGGTGGGGTTCTGAGTGAAGTTATACCTGAAGTTGTAGCCAGGGGTCAGTCTGTACTTCCTCATGGCTGAAGGTCCTACAATAATGGGCAACCACTCGCGGTATGTGATTTGTTGCATGATGGCTGACACGATCTTTCTGGCCTCTTCAAAGAGAACATCGTCTGGGGTGGTGGATGGCATGACATGAGAAAGTTCTTCGACCAGACGGTTGTGTTCTCTAACAAACAGGGTGTGCAGCACGGAGAGACCCG encodes:
- the LOC137266376 gene encoding chorion peroxidase-like; this encodes MKVVLFAYILTVVFAGEVDTEVNNIDSVIEQRDDEDNNYVVCTLADAAQTSQIPLEDNKSKYQERHNIRRRSTGCNPEARYRTIDGRCNNDRRPTWGSTNQPFRRFIDPAYDDGTFVPRLRGVDGSPLPSPRAVSVAVHPDTDSPSDDNTVMVMQWGQFLDHDLTGTPLHAGDVQTKCCDDHSPGQLHSDVRTGGPCFPITMPSNEPHFKKTCMEFKRSAPAPKTGENTREQLNLLTAFVDASNVYGLNEDQISHLRDGPYMRTKGDNLLPESTHGNCHTDNTNEWCFEAGDDRVNVFPGLSVLHTLFVREHNRLVEELSHVMPSTTPDDVLFEEARKIVSAIMQQITYREWLPIIVGPSAMRKYRLTPGYNFRYNFTQNPTIYNVFATAAFRYGHSTIPRFLALGDRRVPIEQLFNRPSEVIRDLDTVLKALLKDRRQEVNRFINSGLTEHLFETADDMGFDIVSLNIQRGRDHGLPSYNSFRKACRLSEVVSFDDRVFGKAGTALKSVYRSPDDIDVFTGAVAEEHVSGGAVGPLLACLIGQQFHDLKYGDSFWFETSHPRKGFTPGQLSEIRRISFAKILCRNSGLTSIQRNPFTEFSEESNPMVPCNDLPTIDLTKWRR